Below is a genomic region from Actinomadura sp. NAK00032.
GATGAACGCCGGCGGACAGCGCGTCGTGCGTTTCTTTCAGGGCCGTGCCGAACGGCTGAGTGATTCCGACGACCGCGGCGCCGATATCTTCGAGTGGGCCGGAATGCTGATCCTGGTCGCCGCCATCATCGCCGGCCTCTACAGCCTCGGCATCGTGGACACGGTCACCAATGCCGTCGAGGACGCGCTCAAGGAGATCTTCGAGGGCGATCCGGGTGGCGAGAACTGATGACGGCCGCCGCGGCCGCGGGAGCGGCCGCGGCGGGGGCCGCCGCCGGCTGGCTGGCCGCCCCGGTCGCGGCCCGCTACCGGGGCCCGCTCGCGCCGCGCGCCGGGATCGGCGTCGCGGCGCTGACCGGCGCGGTCCTCGCGGCGCTGGCCGTCCGGCTCGGGACGCGCCCGGACCTCGGGGCGTTCGCCTACCTGGCGGTGATCGGCGTCCAGCTCGCGGTGATCGACACCGCGGTGAAGCGGCTGCCGAACGCGATCACCCTGCCGTCCTACCCGATCGGCCTGACGCTGCTGGCGGCCGCCGCCCCCTTCACCCCCGGCGGTGCCGCCCGGCTCGCGCACGCGCTGGCCGGGATGACGGTGCTGTGGGCGGTGTACTTCGTCCAGCACGCCCTGGCGCCGCGCGCGATGGGCGGCGGCGACGTCAAGCTGGCCGGCGTCCTCGGCCTCTACCT
It encodes:
- a CDS encoding A24 family peptidase, whose amino-acid sequence is MTAAAAAGAAAAGAAAGWLAAPVAARYRGPLAPRAGIGVAALTGAVLAALAVRLGTRPDLGAFAYLAVIGVQLAVIDTAVKRLPNAITLPSYPIGLTLLAAAAPFTPGGAARLAHALAGMTVLWAVYFVQHALAPRAMGGGDVKLAGVLGLYLGWLGEAAWVTGVVAGLLYGGLYSATWLLLGRAGRKDELPFGPFMLAGALTGILFGGWFAR